The region TGGAACGACAAGGACTACTGGATCAAGCGCCGCTACGAGGAAGACCCGGTCGAGACCTTCGCCGCGCGCGGCGTGAAGATGATCCACAACATCTCGGGCTCACCCTTCCACATCGGCAAGCCCGCGCAGCGCCTGGAGATGCTCCAGAAAATTGCGAGCAAGCACAACGTGTGGCTGAGTTACTGCAACCTTGTGGGCGGCAACGACCAGCTCATCTTCGACGGGCGCTCGGCGGTGATCGCCCCCGACGGCAGCGTGCGCGGCCTGGCAAAGGCCTTCGAAGAAGACCTGCTCGTCGTGGACACCGAAGCCGTCGCCGAGGTGCCCTCCTTCGCGCTCCCTTCCATGGAGCAGGACGCCCACGACGCCCTGGTGCTGGGCATTCGTGACTACGTGGGCAAGTGTGGTTTTGGAAACGTGCTGATCGGTCTCTCGGGCGGCGTCGATTCCGCGCTGACCTGCGCGCTCGCGGTCGAGGCGCTGGGCGCCGACAAGGTGCGCGGCATTGCCATGCCCTCGCCCTATTCGTCGGGCCACAGCGTCGAGGACGCATTCGCGCTGGCAGCGAACCTGGGCATTCGCATCGACAAGGTGGAGATCGCCCCGATGTACGAGGCCTACCGCAAGCAGCTTGCGCCGCTGGTAAAGCGCGAGGGCCCCGACGACATCACCGTGATGGAAGAGAATCTGCAGGCGCGCATCCGCGGCGCGACGCTCATGGCGCTCTCCAACGAAACGGGCGCGCTGGTGCTCTCGACCGGCAACAAGTCCGAGACGGCGGTGGGTTACTCCACGCTCTACGGCGACATGTGCGGCGGGCTCTCGGCCATCGGCGACGCGCCCAAGACACTCGTCTACCGCATCTGCCACTGGATCAACCGCGACAAAGAAAAGATCCCCGAGCGCACCATCACCAAGCCGCCCTCGGCGGAGCTTCGCCCCGGACAGCTCGATGAGGACAGCCTGCCCGCCTACGACAAGCTCGATCCGATCATCCAGGGCTACGTCGAAGACAACAAGAGCATCGAGACCATGGTGAACGAGGGGCACGACGAGGCCACCGTCCGCCGCGTGGTGCGCATGATCGACCTCAACGAGTACAAGCGCCGGCAGGCCGCGCCCATCCTGCGCATCACCCACCGCGCCTTCGGCACCGGGCGGCAGATTCCGATTGCGCAGCGGTACCGGCAGACGTAGAGAACCAAGAAGGGCGGGTAGACCTCGCCCCTACCAATTGCAATGTAGGGGCGGGGTCTACCCGCCCTCTTACTTATTTGCCTGGCTTGAGAATCTTCAAAAACGGCGTGGCGTCGATGCTCTTGTTCTCGATGAGCTGATCGAAGAGCAGGGTGGCCATCTGCGTGAGCTGCGCCAGCAGCAGGATGCGCTGGAGCTTGAAGGCGTATTCGGGGTCCTTGGCAGCCAGCGGCTGCACGGCCTCGCGGGCCTGTTCAAGGGCATTGGCTGTTTCATCGAGCAGGCGGCGTTCGCGGTTCTTGAGCACGCCGGTAATGAGGCGCCAGAGGTCGGTCTCGGGCTCGAAGAAATCCTTGCGCTCGCCCTCGCGGTAGACCTTGCGAATCGCGCCCCAGCGAAGCAGCTCGTTGAGCGACATGCTCACGGTGCCGGTGGCCAGCATCAGGCGCTCGCCGATCTCGGCGGCCGAAAGGGGCTCGGATTCCAGGTAGAGCAGGGACCAGATGCGGCCCAGGTTCTTTCGGAAGCCCCAGAAATCCATGAGCTGGCCGATGGAATCACCGATCAACTTCTCGGCGTTGGCGACGTTGCGGTTTTCGCCCGCGCCTTTCTTGGATACTGGTTTGGCTGTCACGATTTTCTCACCCCGTCCCGCGATCAAACAGATGTTTGCGGGCCGAGGTGGCCCGCGTCAACTCCCCGCCCAAAGTCCTCGGGCGGCAAAAGTA is a window of Chrysiogenia bacterium DNA encoding:
- a CDS encoding NAD+ synthase — translated: MRIALAQINTTIGALAENAAKIIAWIEKAREQGAELVIFPELTLTGYPPMDLLQMPHFVEAQLAELEAITAQTFGMTVILGCVQPNPESNGRELYNSAVVLSNGRFLSQHHKRLIPTYDVFDEARYFEPGRGYNAEEICGVSAGVTICEDIWNDKDYWIKRRYEEDPVETFAARGVKMIHNISGSPFHIGKPAQRLEMLQKIASKHNVWLSYCNLVGGNDQLIFDGRSAVIAPDGSVRGLAKAFEEDLLVVDTEAVAEVPSFALPSMEQDAHDALVLGIRDYVGKCGFGNVLIGLSGGVDSALTCALAVEALGADKVRGIAMPSPYSSGHSVEDAFALAANLGIRIDKVEIAPMYEAYRKQLAPLVKREGPDDITVMEENLQARIRGATLMALSNETGALVLSTGNKSETAVGYSTLYGDMCGGLSAIGDAPKTLVYRICHWINRDKEKIPERTITKPPSAELRPGQLDEDSLPAYDKLDPIIQGYVEDNKSIETMVNEGHDEATVRRVVRMIDLNEYKRRQAAPILRITHRAFGTGRQIPIAQRYRQT